A single genomic interval of Spinacia oleracea cultivar Varoflay chromosome 6, BTI_SOV_V1, whole genome shotgun sequence harbors:
- the LOC130463424 gene encoding uncharacterized protein — protein MDRSWISRKRTTPEFRQGVEEFIQFALKHKKEGGKICCPCRNCGNITTVSTESQLRDHIFWNGFSKNYTEWIWHGEGISGRTNNNYEDPVENLSNDHLSYENDELDDFVHDTEDNLEERSHVLDSFLSDAEKPLYEGCTKYTKLSSVLSLFQIKAEGGWTDKSFTKLMAKLKDMFPENNELASSTYHTKKMLCPMGLDAERIHACPNDCVLYRKEYNELQECPRCGESRYKVSDNGDATNEPAKVLWYLPIVPRLKLLFANAKDAENLTWHADKRTKDEMIRHVADSPQWKHIDDQFEEFGRESRNLRLGLCTDGINPFGNMSSQHSTWPVSLVIYNLPPCLTMKRKYIMLSLLISGPKQPGNDIDVYLAPLIEDLKMLWDEGVPVFDAYRQETFTLRAMIYCTINDFPAYGNLSGHVTKGYKACPICENDTKAIHLEKCNKQVYMSTRVFLPRSHPYRKLRKAFDGKPEHRSAPIPLTGKQVYEQVKDINCVFGKPYKATTGQACYKKMSIFWSLPYWEHLDVRHCIDVMHVEKNVFDSLIGTLLNIPGKTKDGKNARDDMVKLGI, from the coding sequence ATGGACAGAAGTTGGATTTCACGAAAACGTACTACGCCTGAATTTCGTCAAGGGGTTGAGGAATTTATTCAATTTGCATTGAAACACAAAAAGGAGGGGGGTAAAATATGTTGCCCTTGTAGGAATTGTGGCAATATTACTACGGTGTCTACAGAAAGTCAATTACGAGATCATATATTTTGGAATGGGTTTTCTAAGAATTATACCGAATGGATATGGCATGGTGAAGGGATTTCAGGTAGGACAAACAATAACTATGAGGATCCTGTAGAGAATCTAAGTAACGATCATTTATCTTATGAAAATGATGAGTTAGATGATTTTGTGCATGATACGGAGGATAATTTAGAAGAGAGGTCGCATGTTCTTGATAGTTTTTTGAGTGATGCCGAAAAACCTTTGTATGAGGGTTGCACCAAGTATACTAAATTATCTAGTGTGCTAAGTCTGTTCCAGATAAAAGCAGAAGGTGGGTGGACTGATAAAAGTTTTACAAAGTTGATGGCAAAACTAAAAGACATGTTCCCCGAGAACAATGAGCTTGCAAGTTCTACATACCATACTAAAAAAATGTTGTGTCCGATGGGTTTGGATGCAGAGAGGATACACGCTTGCcctaatgattgtgtgttgtatcgAAAAGAGTACAATGAGTTGCAAGAATGTCCAAGATGTGGGGAATCTCGATATAAGGTGAGTGACAATGGTGATGCTACCAATGAACCTGCCAAGGTACTATGGTATCTGCCTATAGTTCCGAGATTGAAACTCTTGTTCGCTAATGCCAAAGATGCTGAAAATTTAACATGGCATGCTGACAAGCGCACAAAAGATGAAATGATTCGACATGTAGCCGATTCCCCACAGTGGAAACATATTGATGATCAATTCGAGGAATTTGGTCGTGAATCAAGGAATTTGAGGTTAGGATTATGTACAGATGGGATCAACCCGTTTGGTAACATGAGTAGCCAACATAGCACATGGCCTGTTTCGCTCGTGATATACAATTTGCCACCTTGTCTAACCATGAAGCGGAAGTACATTATGTTGTCATTGTTGATATCAGGGCCTAAGCAACCTGggaatgacatagatgtgtacttAGCACCACTAATTGAAGACTTAAAAATGTTGTGGGATGAAGGTGTGCCTGTGTTTGATGCATATCGACAAGAGACTTTTACATTGCGTGCCATGATATATTGCACAATTAATGATTTTCCTGCATATGGGAATTTATCCGGTCACGTCACAAAGGGTTATAAAGCATGCCCTATTTGTGAAAATGATACAAAAGCAATTCATTTAGAGAAATGTAATAAGCAGGTATACATGAGCACTAGGGTGTTTTTGCCTCGTAGTCATCCCTATCGCAAACTTCGAAAGGCATTTGATGGAAAACCTGAGCATAGATCTGCCCCTATTCCTCTAACAGGGAAGCAAGTCTATGAACAGGTTAAGGACATCAATTGTGTATTTGGAAAACCATACAAAGCTACGACTGGCCAAGCTTGTTACAAAAAGATGTCTATATTTTGGAGCCTTCCATACTGGGAACATTTGGATGTAAGACATTGTATTGACGTGATGCATGTTGAGAAGAACGTATTTGATAGTCTTATTGGCACGCTTCTAAACATACCAGGTAAAACAAAGGATGGAAAAAATGCAAGggatgacatggttaaattggGAATTTGA